Within the Prevotella scopos JCM 17725 genome, the region TGGAGACGAACTTTTGTTGAGTGACCTATCAGTTGTAAATGCTTGTTATATCGAAAGAAAATCCTTAGGAAATAGGGGCTTTATAGCAACATTCTCTGCTATTAGAGATTACTTTGAAATTATCGGCATGGGAGCACCTGCGATAGATTCTGCGCTCACTGCTAATTGGAATGATTTTGAAGATGCAATGCAATACTTTGCTGCTCTTAATGCAAATGCTGATATCATTGTCACAAGAAATAAGAAAGATTTTGCTACCAGTGAGATAAGTGTTGTATGTTCGTAGATGATGAGAAGATTCTCGAAGTAAACAACGAGTATCTTGGACATGATTACTACACGGACATCATTACTTTCGACTATGATGAAGATGATGTGCTTAATGGCGACCTTGTTATCTCACTTGACATAGTCCGCTCTAATGCCGAACTTTTCAAGAAGTCGTATGAGGACGAGCTTAATCGGGTTATCATTCATGGTATCCTTCACCTCTGTGGTATCAATGACAAGGGTCCTGGAGAACGTGAGATTATGGAAGAAAACGAGAACAAAGCACTCACTCTATTAAAGGAGATGAGTGGCGAATAATAAGCGGTTCATTCTACTTTAGTAGACACCCACACGTAAGAGACAAAAGGGCTGAAATCCTACTTTGGGTTTCAGCCCTTATTGTTTTCCCATTCTTCTCTGCCGAAAGATTGTAGACTGGTTACAAAAGGATTAGTATTCAGAATGAGAGTAAAGGCTTATACACTGTTTTAAGACAACACCACTTATTCCTTTTCAACCAATACATGTAAACTATTTTCATGCAGTTCAAAACCAAAACATGCTCTTTTGGCTTTAAAAAGACGCCTAAATGGCTTGCAAAAGATGCCCTTACTAACGCCCTTTTGAAGTCCTATTAAGCACCTTTTCCTGACTTCATCACTTTTTGCTGTTCAAAAATAGTGGCACCTGAAAATTAGTCAGTTATCTGTTTTAAAGGGTGACTTATGGTGACGCACGGGGATTTTTTGCTATATTTGTAGTATGTTTGTCCGCAAAAAGAAAAATCGTTCAGGTACTACTAGTATAGTGGTTGTTGATAAGCACGGAGGTAAGTTTAAGGAACTGCATACCGTCGGAATTGCTCGTGATGAAAGCGAGATAGATATACTTTGTTTACAAGGAAGACGATGGATCAATAGATATTTAGGTATACAGGAGATAGACTTTGACGGACCAGAGGACAAAAAGTAAGAGATGGATACGGCAAAATCAATGCTAGACAACATTGATTCTATACTCCTGAATGGTGCGAAGCTGATAATAGATAAGGTGTACGACTCAATAGGCTTCAACCAAATAGAGGATGAAGTGCTACGGCAGTTGGTGGTTGCGAGGCTGTGCCAACCTCTAAGCAAGATGGCAACAGTAGAGTATCTGAAGTCACACTTTGATGAAGACGTGTCGCTGAATAAGATTTATCGCTACCTTGACAAACTCTACAACACCCAGCAAGAGACGGCGCAACGCATAAGCGTGGAACACACATTCTCCGTGCTTGTCGGTCGCATTGAGATGTTATTCTATGATGTCACGTCACTTTATTTTGAAAGTTTTCGAGAGGACGTCTTACGCTCTCTTGGTTTTTCCAAGGACGGCAAAACATCAGAGACTCAGATTATCCTTGGCCTGCTTGTCTGTGAGAACGGCTATCCCCTATCATACTCCATCTTCAATGGAGCACAATGTGAGAACTACACCATGATACCGATGATTGATGACTTCAAGCAGCGTTTCAAGATTGATGACTTCGTTGTGGTTGCAGATTCAGGTTTCATGATTAGTCGTAACATAGACCTATTGAGGAGCGAAGGGTATCAATTCATTGTAGGTAGTAGGATTAAGAAGATGAAAGGCGAGGTACAATCATGGATGAAGTCTCTTCCGCACGAGGATGGTTTGTACCATGAGCGACTGCTCGACAATGGTGACAGGCTTATCGTGACCTATAGTTCCAAGCGTGCTGCTAAAGATACATTCAATAGGATGAAGGGAGTGGAAAGGCTCAAAGCAAGCTATGCCTCAGGAAAGATTACCAAGGAGAAACTCAACAAGCGGGGGTATGCTAAGTTTCTGAAAATAGAAAACGATGTTCGAGTAAGTATCGACGAGGACAAAATTAAAGAGGATGAGAAGTGGGATGGATTGAAAGGATATGTCACTAACATCAAACTTCCTTCTTCTGAAGTAGTCGCTCAATATAGAGGACTATGGATGGTTGAACGAGCTTTTCGCATATCAAAAGGGACATTGGAGACGCGCCCTATTTTTCACTTCACGGAACGCCGCATTGAAGCACATGTATGCTTATGCTTCATTGCTTATAAAGTGTATAAGGAAATCGAACGAATTGTCAATTTACTAAACTTAGACATGAGCGTGGATAGTGTACTAAAAATTGCGAACACCATCACAACCATAAGGCTCAGACTACCTTTGAACGACAAAACCATCACCAAAACAATGATGCTGACACTAACACAACGGTTACTAAAACCCATTTTTGATTTTTTGGAAGTTTTAGGGGTGACGCAATGATGAAGTCAGGGGCTATGGCTGGCGGTTTTTATCACCTGTTACCTGTGATGGGTGTTGGGGGTTGATGGTTGCTTGTGTTGGGGGGTGAATGTTAGGTGATAATGTAATCTTCTGAAGTGTCCCGTTTCTTCTTTATACCTCTCTAAACTTGATTTCCTGTCATTCTTATGTTGAAGCTAACTTGTTGTTTTACAATGAGATACTTTAAATGTTAAAAGTGATAGCAAATTAGAATAAAACTTGTGTGTTTTTTATGTAGTAATATCTTTTTTCTTTGAGAATACTTTTCTTTCCGAATGTTGGAAGTTTTTTTATGATTAACTTTCTCTGTAACTATTTCCTCCACCTTCTTTTACAGATTCAAAGTTGGGCGTCTATCCCTTGTTTTGTCGTCATAAAGCAAAAATAAAGCCTCATCTCTTCATCACTCATGAGAGTGGTAGGGGAGATGAGGCTAAAAAATAGCTGTGATAGAAGGTTTTGATTTGCCTTCAGTAATTATTTTTGTTGTGTGTACAAGACCTGTATGACGGTCTGACCAACGGCTTGTAACGTGTTCTTATCGATATGCTCCATCGTGTCATGAATGGTATGCCATGTTGGCCCGAAAGTGCTTTGCTGACAATCAGGATAGTAAGGAATGATGTCAATGGTAGGAATCGCTGCAAACTGGTTGACTGGCACATGATCGTCAGTAATCATTCCACCAATTTCATCAGGGAAGTAAGAACCATATCCAGCATCCTTAGCAGCTTCCCATACACGGTTGACGATATCGGGTGCAAACTGTACGGACATTCCTTCACGATAGAATTGTGCTCCTTCGCCACCTACCATATCCAACAATATACCAAATTCAGGCTTTACAGGCGTTGGGAAGTTTTTTGCATAGTATTGTGCACCCAATGCCCACGAGTCGTCAGCATTCGGATAGCGTGTCTCCCAACGTGGTACTCCCCAGTCTTCTGCATCAAAGCAAACGAAATCGACACCTATATTCAACTTCTTGTCAGCCTGCAGCTGACGGGCTATCTCGAGCATTACTGCCACACCGCTGGCGCCATCATTAGCAGCCATGACAGGCTTCTTATGATTCGTTGAGTCAGGATCGTTATCCGCCCAAGGACGACTATCCCAATGTGCGCAGATTAAGATGCGTTTCTCTGCCTTAGGATTAAAGCGTGCAATGATGTTCATTGACTTTAATAGCGTACCATCATAACCCTTAAGGTCTGCTTTCTGCTCCTGTACCTCACAGCCGTACTGTTTAAATTTATCAATGATCCACTTACCGCATTTATCATGTGCTGTCGAATTCATCACGCGTGGCCCGAAGTCACATTGTGCTGCTGTAAAAGCGTATGCAGAGTCAACATTAAACGTAGGACCGACTGGCTTTACTGTTGCCACTGTGTCAGCAGCATTATCTGTGTTACTTGCTTTCCCCTTACAACCATAGGCTATGGTTGTTAAGGACACTGCCAAGAGACAACCGACAAAGAGTTTCATATTATTTTTCATTGTTGATAATAATTTGTGTTATACTATAAGATAATCGGAAACTACTTCCTTACGCTCTGTACCTGTGCCATTACACGTAGCCAGTTGCCACCCCAAATCTTCTCAATATCCCTTTCGCTATACTTGCGACGCAAAAGATGAAGGGTGAAGTTAATCATTTCGCTGGCATCAGCCATACCACGGATAGTTCCATCACCATCAAAATCGGTACCAATACCAACGTGGTCAATACCCATAACGTTGATTGCATGTTCCAAATGAGCAAGCGCATCCATAATCGTAGCCTCACCGCTCTTCTTCAAGAAGCCTTGGTACATGGTGATATGTGCTACACCGCCTTTCTTTGCCAGCGCATGCATTTGCTCGTCAGTAAGGTTGCGAGGAACGTCACAGAGTGCTTTACTATTAGAATGACTACATACGATAGGCATCTTGCTCAGTTCCAATGCGTCATAGAAACTCTTTTCGCTACCATGGCTTAAGTCAACCATAATGCCATTACGATTCATTTCATTGATAACCTCTTCGCCAAACTTACTCACACCACCATGTGTGCTGCAGCCTCGTGCTGAGTCACATATATCGTTGTCTCCGTTGTGACAGAGGGTGATATAGGTAACACCACGTTGTGCAAAGTGCTTGATATTTTCAAGTTTATGTTCTAAGGCAAGACCATTCTCAATAGCGAACATGATGCTCTTACGTCCCTTGCGCTTGTCCTCATAAAGGTCGGATGGGGTGCGGGCAATACTGAGATAACGTTGGTTCTGCTTAACAATTTCCTCGATTTTGTCGAAGATAAGGTCGGCATATACTGTAGGCGTAAGATGATCTAATGTCTCAGCAAGATGCGGATTAAAGCGTTTCAAACCTTCAACGTCAATCTTTGACGAGAACGATTCACCAATTTTGGGTTGTGGCAGATAAGCAGCCATCATCACTGCATCCTGTCTGCCTTCCGTCATCTTATGGAGATCGTAAAGGATACGTGGGTCACGTTGGTCGAACTTAACACCCTGTGGGAAGAACATCGGTGTGTCGCAGTGTGTGTCAAGTGTTAATATACGCTGTTGTACCTGTTTAGCAAGATAGAAATTATTAGATTGACCAACTAACCACTGGAAGATTTTCCCACCTTCTTCATTCATGCATTCTGGATGCCATTGTACACCCATGATAGGTTTGAACTCACTACTCTCCATGGCTTCTATAACGCCATCAGGCGAAAGAGCCGTTACCCGGAAATGCTGTCCAGTGTCTTTTACTGCTTGATGGTGGAAGCTGTTGACCAATATACGCTCCTCCTTATAGAGTGCGTAGAGGACGGATGACTTCGTAATAGTCACGCTGTGGGTTACTTCACTACGATGAGCATCCTGAGAATGCTTCAGTGTAGCCCCATGAAAGGTCGTTATTGTCTTGTCTTTACTCAGCTTCTTTCCAACAGTTTCATCTGTTCTTATATAATCTTCATAAATATCTTGCTGCACCTTTCCTTCTAAGGCAACAGCTAATGTCTGCATACCACGGCAGATACCGAGGATGGGCAACTGACGATTAAAGGCTAAGCGGATAATCATGAGTTCTGCTAAATCACGCTCAGCATTGATATTATGAAGTTTTGTTGATGGCTCTTCGCCTGCCCAAAGTGGGTTAATATCAGCGCCACCTGTAAGAATCAGACCATCGATATGGTCGAGGGTATTGATAAGGACATCCTTAT harbors:
- a CDS encoding type II toxin-antitoxin system VapC family toxin yields the protein MRIFLDTNILIDLLEARGEFTQNALKVASMVINNGDELLLSDLSVVNACYIERKSLGNRGFIATFSAIRDYFEIIGMGAPAIDSALTANWNDFEDAMQYFAALNANADIIVTRNKKDFATSEISVVCS
- a CDS encoding M28 family peptidase, which translates into the protein MKNNMKLFVGCLLAVSLTTIAYGCKGKASNTDNAADTVATVKPVGPTFNVDSAYAFTAAQCDFGPRVMNSTAHDKCGKWIIDKFKQYGCEVQEQKADLKGYDGTLLKSMNIIARFNPKAEKRILICAHWDSRPWADNDPDSTNHKKPVMAANDGASGVAVMLEIARQLQADKKLNIGVDFVCFDAEDWGVPRWETRYPNADDSWALGAQYYAKNFPTPVKPEFGILLDMVGGEGAQFYREGMSVQFAPDIVNRVWEAAKDAGYGSYFPDEIGGMITDDHVPVNQFAAIPTIDIIPYYPDCQQSTFGPTWHTIHDTMEHIDKNTLQAVGQTVIQVLYTQQK
- a CDS encoding membrane dipeptidase; translated protein: MQYNLQSHLNEVYATFPEAKRKPIIGITTNFIDGDAAIRDVYYKQVVAAGGVPMLIPPIADKDVLINTLDHIDGLILTGGADINPLWAGEEPSTKLHNINAERDLAELMIIRLAFNRQLPILGICRGMQTLAVALEGKVQQDIYEDYIRTDETVGKKLSKDKTITTFHGATLKHSQDAHRSEVTHSVTITKSSVLYALYKEERILVNSFHHQAVKDTGQHFRVTALSPDGVIEAMESSEFKPIMGVQWHPECMNEEGGKIFQWLVGQSNNFYLAKQVQQRILTLDTHCDTPMFFPQGVKFDQRDPRILYDLHKMTEGRQDAVMMAAYLPQPKIGESFSSKIDVEGLKRFNPHLAETLDHLTPTVYADLIFDKIEEIVKQNQRYLSIARTPSDLYEDKRKGRKSIMFAIENGLALEHKLENIKHFAQRGVTYITLCHNGDNDICDSARGCSTHGGVSKFGEEVINEMNRNGIMVDLSHGSEKSFYDALELSKMPIVCSHSNSKALCDVPRNLTDEQMHALAKKGGVAHITMYQGFLKKSGEATIMDALAHLEHAINVMGIDHVGIGTDFDGDGTIRGMADASEMINFTLHLLRRKYSERDIEKIWGGNWLRVMAQVQSVRK